DNA sequence from the Malus sylvestris chromosome 10, drMalSylv7.2, whole genome shotgun sequence genome:
GCCGGATGGGACGGGTACGACGTCTATGAACTCGTAGCTCCCGGCGGTGATGTTGCCGGAGGAGGTCCATTTCGTCTTGCAGATCGCGGCATTGTGTCCCAGTCCTCTCAGAAACGACATCACGCTCCGCCGCAGAGTGGACTCGCTGCTTCCGCCGCCGTTGGACCTCAAACACGCGAAAGCCTCTGCCGCCTGGGAGACGTGAGAGCGGAGCAGCTTCAGGTACGAATCCGCATTTCCGGAAACGGCAACGGATCTGAGGACGGAGTCGATCGCGTCCGTATTGGAGCCCGATTCGACTCGTTCCGAGTCGGACTCGTTGTCAGGAAACCCAGCCGCGGACGACTCGTCTTGGTGGAGGAAGTCGTGGACGAGGTCGGAGAGGCAGGGGGAGTCGTAGTCGCCGGAGTGCTCGCTTCCTTTGCTGGCGTCACTAAGTCCGGAGCTGTTTCCGCCTACGAGTCGATCTTTTACCCGGTCGTCTAGCGGGTAAGTCGAACTCGGAATCTCGAGTGGAGAAACGATCGAGAAGTTCTTGAAACTTTTGAATATGTGAGAGGAGTTTATACATAGGGGTGGAAAAAGTGGAAGGGTTTGGAGGGAATAAAAAAAGGGATATTCGGTTTTTGAAGTGGTCACTGTTAGAGAGGGAGGATATCCGAGTGGGATCGAGTGAACAGGTGGCGGCATATCCAGTGGCACCTGCGGTGGTTTATTCGAGTATGTGACGCGGAGGCTCATGACCGCTTGAGACTAGTGACTGCCCTGTGGCTGTGGATGCCGATGCTATTTGTAGAGTAGGGGTTTGTCGCCCACGAGACCGGCACGTGATTTAATGGGTCTTGGAATGTGGAATTTTGGCAGATGATAATCCAGTCGAGATGGATAAGTAATAGAAAGATGATGCTAGAATCATCTCACTCAACACCTAATATTtatggaattggatcctcttcaAGACAAAGCGTCAGGATCCTTCTAACCGAACAACACAGGTCATTGGACAATGCAAAATAAATTGAGGAGTCAATTAAACAGCATCCAAAAGATGATGATGACGACTTTGTCGATCCTCTACCTACATCAAAAAAGAGGAAAATGGAAAAGTCAATAGTTAAGAAGTGACCAAAAGCCAAGAAAACTAAAGCGTCAAAAAAATTAGTGCTTCAACATGAAGATCCTAAAGAAGTTGAAACGGTAGTGGGATCTGAGCAAGTAGCCAATAAAGATGAAATTGTAGTGGCACCTAAACTTCTAAAAGTTGATGCTGATGATGATATGATTGAtgttcaacaacaacaagatgatgatgatggtgatgaaaAAACTATTTCAGATGTGCCGAAAAAAGGCAATGATTAAAcagataatgaaaattttcaaataacacTGTCTGCGTGGAtgataaaaacacaaaactaagaTAAGCTAAAAAGTCAAGACGATGACCCAGCAGACAAAATGGTAAATCCAAAAACAAACTAATTCTGTTTAAAATTtgtgtttatattttatataaaatcatGAGTTtgccataaaaaaattaaaatgtcatCAACTGAATGATTCTGATATAACTAATGTTGTATACTAATTCTAGTATAACGGATCCTACATATTAATTCTAGTATAACTGATGATGCATACTAAGTCTGGTATAACTGATGTTGGATACTAAGTCTGGTATAACTAATGTTGCATACTAATTTTTTATCACTGATGTTGGATACTAATTCTTGTAAAAGTAATAATGCATGCTAAAAACTTATACTAAGTCTAGTATAACTGATGATACATACTAAGTTTGGTATAACTGATTGTCATGCCCCGATCCagacatacgtccaggatcgacacgtggcGTCACCAAAAACCCGTATCTCAACATATCCTGCCTTCGGAATATGGCAAATCAAAACTCGGTTATCGAATCGCATAGtaatttttcgtatactttatggaTGCATGgatgcatctaacctcctcgttagattgcctacgtaccctcaacagggatcaagtcattcgtagttcatccTTCGCTACAACTCGACATATATCACAGTCTGTTCAAGCCGAAAGGCTTAACATTCCTCAATCAAACATTTGGACTTGACAAGCATGAATTATTCTATTCAAGCTACATAACAACACACATGACAATCAAGgtttctatttcatccatcatataaatcattatgtttcAACATAAAATCGCAATTTATAACACGTAATATATCAAAGAATCAACAAAGCACAATAGTATCCTCTAGTCACATTGATCACTgattaataacaatcatattcaacatcattccacaatcacctCAAGTAACCCATTCCATGAATCAAGGAGGCAcgatattaacatttaattatgttaatcaGTCAACCAGATCACACATCAGTGcacaaaatttaataaaggaatTCTACATAATTCCTGTCTAGATTCCAAGTAATAACTtgataattctaatttatattcacaaggtctATTATGGGTAATTCTCATTCACTCGAAACCAGGGTTCTAGTCTAgcttatggaaatgagcaagaatAGGGATTTTGGACCACTTAACGGAATCGAAACCAAGATACAATTCCGAACTACTCAACAGAATCTAAACTAAATTATGATCGCCTATcaaaatgtaccaagtacaactaatcatCATCACCTCCAAAAtgtgtatggtcccccatcgcggatatactaAGCAGAACCATAGGCATAATCTCTTTGTGCAGGcaatgatcacccatcgcggatataccaagcatgatcacccctgaatacatatggtcccccatcgtggatataccaagcatgatcacccctaacagtcccccatcgcggatataccaagcaggactgtATTTTGtagctctaggtagtgatcacccatcgcggatataccaagcatgatcactcctagaatgcgtatggtcccccatcgcggatataccaagcaggactatAAGCATAGTCTAATCGTGCAGACGACGATCACTCATcacagatataccaagcatgatcacccctgaagtacgtatggtcccccatcgctaatataccaagcaggactatCTAAGTACCACTACTACCTGGTGCAATCAATTCAGCACACTATCTACACATACCTCAACCCTTATGAGTTACAACGTAGTTACCTAAACCATCAACTTCTCATGGCCACCAACAAATATGTCACACCAACCTATAAGTTCTACATCATACTTCTAATAAGATTCTAGGAACACATTGTCATAAAAATAGTCATACACATCATTCATATTACTAAAAAGACAATTAAACACACATATATCACAACCATCATCAGTGCATAAGCCAAATCATGTTTAATAAACATaggtctatggctaaatatataaaaatcacatttcaatagaaatcatatttataaaaccaattcatattcacaacggatattaatataagaaattaaggtaATAACCCTATCCcatatattcaagtcactctCTAACCAATGTGGGTTcactagacttcacttagtCTCTGGTAGTACCAATTCAATTATCTAGAAcgtttcgagacatgttgaTCAAAAGCCAACTCTCAGTCAACGATGAGGTCCACACCCTAGCAATTTAACCCGAAAGATCCGCCTATCAAATTTCTGATCCGTAACCTCCCAAAGTCCCCATTACACTTCTAGAACCACATACTAAAATCACATTGCGATctgacggtcggatctccgccaattactAGAATTAGGTGGCGGTCAACAATTtagtttacaaacttagaaatccaattctGGAAGATCTGTATGTCGGATTCTGGATCCATCAGTTACTAACATCCTCAATTATTTCGtattataatgtattaaagtttgttgatgatccaatggtcggatcgttgattcatattttgatcAAGTAATGTCTCATAGTGAAATtaggttcaaacaatcaaaccacaTCATATGAATATTAAATGAAAAATCAGGACatctaattgaacttaaaaAGACATcgtcggcccactggccacgccCCGCCGCGAGTGGCGGTTTCCGGCAAACGAAATCCCAATTTTCCGACTAACTcccaaaattaccaaaattcgCAGAAatgtagatctcaatgagtagagaaaGTTTCTTACCTGTGatcaagtccaatttggctgaGAAAAGCCCCAAATTCACTCAAACCCGCCGGAAACCCTAAGATAGGTGTTCTTCGATTCGACTTCCTCGATGTTCCAACGCCCCTACAACGGATTGGGTCATGTTCCTGGGTCCAAggggagttgattaagggtggtggtgggtggtaAAACTCGCCGGAATAGTGGAATCACTGTCAAATCTCCATGGGTCACCCGCACGGTTTTGGACTTAAATATCCTCAAATTTGGGTGGAGATGGAAGATGGGAAATCACTAAGTGTTTTGCAGATgttggatggtggtgattcaaCGAAAAAAATGGCGAAATTCAACAGAATTAAACCGAGTTGGTGGTGGTGCACGGGTCGACATAATGGAGGGGGAATTCCCTTTCTTCATTGGCTGATGCCTTTCCTTCCCCCATTCTGATTGGTCCCTCACTCTCTTATCTCATTGGTCACTTTCCCACAAGGTGagagttttaaaataaatttaaaatctataatttagtaacaacttcaaatgtctataactataccgttaaaatccggactcgcaaacggctttcgcctatgcgttcgtggtTTCGAAatctattcaaaaatataaattgtgacctccaAAGCtctacggattttaaataattaatttccaaacttcaaacttcgtaattagtttaattaaaatctatattcaaacaaattaaaataaattctcgagaagtaatataaaatctcaataatacaaatacgtagattataacaatGAAATCCAGGAATGAGATTTCACACTGATGCTGCATACTAATTCTGGTATAAGTAATAATGCATGCTAAAAACTTGTATAAGTCTGGTATAACTGATGCTACATACTAATTCTGGTATAATTTATGTTGCATACTAATTCTTGTATAAGTAATAATGCATGTTAAAAACTTATACTAAGCCTAGTATAACTGATGTTGCATACTAGAATTTTAGCTTTGTGATTATAATCCATAACTGATGCTACATAATTATTCTACTATAAAAACTGAAGCTTTGTCATTATAATCAATAACTGATGTTGCATACTAAATCTTTGTATAAGTAATAATCCATAACTTAAGCTTTGTCACTATAATCTataactgatgctgcatactaAATCTTTGTTATTTAATTCTTGGTTTTGAATACAATCAAGAGGAAGATGATGgagaacaaaatgaaaatgaagctcACTTTGACTCACTAGTTGATAGTCAGATTATCTTTGGTATTCAAATTCCAAATGAGCAAGTCCAAGATAACCAAAATATTACACATAATTATGCCTATCAAAGTgttgaaaatgaagaaagaaATGCGGACATCACAGACATGGATGCGACTGAAATTGATAGGGTCATTAATAATGTGGTTAATTTCCAAGCAGAAAAAGTAGTACAAAAAGAGGCTCTAGGTACATCAATTGAAGAATCAATTCCTTTAGTTCAAATCCAAGAATCAATTACTATAGTGCAAGAAGAAGCAGTGAAAATAGTGGGTCCAAGCACCTCAATCCCTCCACTGCCAGTTCAAGCTAAGGAACAAGAAGGAAATGCAACATTTGTTCCTCAATTGTCAGTTCTCCCCGAAGAGTCGACAATCAAGACAAGGAAGCAACAAATATTCTATGAATGGTTTCTTACTCCTCTTACGGGTGAAGAAAAATAGGAATGTGAAAATTCAGAGAGGAGTTAACACAAGAAGAGCTCTCTCAAAGCCAACAGACGCTTCAAAGTATAATGAGGGCGAAACTTTGGCTTCAGATCTTGAATAATGCTATCAACACATGTCACTTTAAGAATTCTGTTATTGCAAAAATAGTTGAAGAGAATGATGGTTTGCAAAACGATAATAAAGacttgaaaaaagaaaacaagaagttggacaaagagaagaaaaatttggaaaaacagaaaaatgaaCTCAAGAAGAAGAGCACTGCATTCgagcaacaaaagaaaaaatgggaagaagaaaaaaatgagttGCTGGAAAAGAACAAGGGATTGCTGAAGGAGAAGAATGACCTTGAATGACAGCAAGAAAAGTCCTGCAAGAAGCAGTGTGAACTTAATGCATTAAACaaggaaaaaatggaaaaaaaaataagagagaaCTTTCAAATTCTAAAAGCTGAGAAGATTTCTCTTGAATAATTGGTGAAGAAGCAACTAGAAGAAATTTCTGAGCTAAACAAAACCTTGAATTTCATCAACGAGGTTGAActagaaaaagaagagaaaactgAGAAATCGGTTCATCAAGGTTCTACTACTAATTATGCAACTGAAAGCAAATCTATTAAAACTAGGGACAAAATTGAAATCGTCTCTAATCAAAAGGTAGATATCCAGTCAAAACAAATTCTGCAAACTCTAGAAGAAGTACCAACAGAATCTCAAACACCTGTTCAACCTCAAACTCGAACAATGCTCAAGCGCATCAAGCAAaaagacagaaaaaaaaaagagagatatGCAATTCTATTATACTGCCCtggagaaaacaagaaaatcaAATAAGTGGAAAGGTCATCCCGCATACTTTCACCTACCCACAATAGACAAAAAAAGTAGTCAACCTTTTCTGGGAAACAGCACCAGTGTAAGAAAAAATTACAACTAAATATATAATTTCTGTTATACTTCAAAATACAAATTTTGCATTAACATATTTCTATTAATATTGTATTTCAGGGACATATATGGGTCATGAACTACAAATGAGTTCAGCTactatgacaatttttttatgaaagaaGATATTGATGGATTCCTTAGAGATGAGAGAGTTATAAATATTGTCATTGATGCACACAACTACATTCTCAAGGACCAAGAAAGTAGTTTGGATCATCAAAATTTCTACTTCTCGGTCAATCTCCTTGTAAGTTATAAATATTGAATTTAGACAAAATTTATTCAACGTAATTGAAACTGCATACTGATGTTTCGTACACATGGCCACACTGATGATTCATATTGATGTTGCATACTGATTGTCCATATACTAATTATGTTCTGGATAAACAAATGAGCTTCACCAATTATGAAAATGACAAagccaaaatgaaaaaaattaaagcacagTTTGGAGGAATAATTAAACGAACAAATGAGAGTTGCGTGAAAAATCTTTATACCTCTTCTAAATCACGAACATAACACATTTCAATTTTTAGAACTCTAATAGAAAAAACCTCTAAGAAGATGAAACAAACATCCATAATGACAATGCATATAAAGTGGTAAGTCTAAATTCATTATCACTTATATTTTCAGTGATATCCTAGTACATTTTTCATACATATGCTTAATTTGTATACAGGTCAAAATGGTTAAAGAATGATACAACAACAGAGACAGATTATTCCATTTGTCATTGAATGAAAGGGAAAGTTCAACAACTGACTACATTCGAAAGAGCCCTACAAATGCAATTTTTGAAAGGATGAAGATAAACAATGTCCTATTCAGCTTGGATCATAAGTATAATTGtgtattttaattgttttaattgaattattgtTCTTTGTTACATATTTAAGGTTAAACTAATTTTTACAATGAATAAGATAGTAAAATGAAGATGCACACTAAGTCTGGTATAACTGATGCAGCATACTAATTCTGATATAACTAATACTGCACATTATTAAGTATGGTATAACTGATGTTGCATACTAATTATGGTATAATTGATGCTGCATACTAATTCTGGTATAACTGATGATTAGTGATAAAATGATTCTGCACCAATCAttagattccatataaaataataattctgCATACTGAATGAGTCTACTATAACTGATGTTGCATACTGAagataactcaagttgtatacTTAGTTTGCTTTAACTGGTGTTGCAAGCTAATTCTATTCTTCCATaactgatgctgcatgctaATTCTATTCTTCAATAACTGATGCTACATCAATCTGCTTTATCTAATGATGCATACTAATTATGCAAACTTATTTTTACAGAGATGATTGTGGTGTATTTGTGTTGTACTACATCCAAAATATATCAAAAGGCAGAAAGATAAAAAAGTGCTTAACCAAGCGTGAAGTCAACTATGTGCTCCGTGATATTGCATGTGAAATAATACATCATAGATTAAGCTGGAACACGAAGTTTGAGGAGCAAAAATAAGCAGTTGAAGTAAAAGACAAACAAAAATCATCTTGaaccaataataaaaaataaaaaaagttggaCTTCTAACAtttcaattgttatgaactttgATGTTTAAGTTATACCTCAATTTTGCATTAAAAAAAtgacatatttttatatttttcgaatgttaaatttcttttttaatctaTCCATTCTAAATGTTACATAGCTTTTTCAATATATTCATTCATTTTctccataatataaaatttgcaaAATTGGGAACACTAAGCTTCCCCCCAATAACTCATTGTtataaaaatatgtatataaaaCTTATGTTGCACAAGTATTACTTTGAAAATTATTATGTTTTCGAATGTTACATTTCTTTTTTAATCTATTAACTAGTTTCTAATCCATTGTCTAGAATTACATTGATTAAATAAAACTGATGTTACAcaagttgtttgtaccatacttgaccaatcccgaaactattgagcaccggtcaacgttatactgtcaaggacccataagagtttgcctccaaccaggaggccaatcatagcgcgacacgtgttgacatcagaagtcaatcatagcgcgacacgtgtcaacatcagaagccaatcacaacacgacacgtgtcaatgtcaaaacaaagctagaaactctcttctataaaaggagatcattctcccacaatatttcctaatgtcatttgtactaaatcattcactagtactcactaaatgagagcttgaacctatgtacttgtgtaagcccttcacaattaatgagaactcctctactctgtggacgtagccaatttgggtgaaccacatacatcttgtgtttgctttcctatctctatccatttacatacttatccacactagtgaccggagcaatctaacgaaggtcacaaacttaacactttctgttgtaccaaagtccccactgattttgtgcatcaacatttggcgtcgtctgtgggaacgacacttattcccactctcttcagctttgttaagctggtttccaccattcatacactctcttttgactaggcatccctctccaacatgg
Encoded proteins:
- the LOC126585016 gene encoding uncharacterized protein LOC126585016 — its product is MSLRVTYSNKPPQVPLDMPPPVHSIPLGYPPSLTVTTSKTEYPFFYSLQTLPLFPPLCINSSHIFKSFKNFSIVSPLEIPSSTYPLDDRVKDRLVGGNSSGLSDASKGSEHSGDYDSPCLSDLVHDFLHQDESSAAGFPDNESDSERVESGSNTDAIDSVLRSVAVSGNADSYLKLLRSHVSQAAEAFACLRSNGGGSSESTLRRSVMSFLRGLGHNAAICKTKWTSSGNITAGSYEFIDVVPVPSGSSTWQSRYFMDLDFAAEFEIARPSSQYSRLLQHLPRDFVGSSEDLKRIVRVTSDAAKRSLRSTDLSVPPWRKNRYMQNKWFGPYKRTVNPMKEKAFSRDSAIFAPVSAAKCRWVGFDDAVSGSTINRRLYVRT